In Leptospira ellinghausenii, the following proteins share a genomic window:
- a CDS encoding mannose-1-phosphate guanylyltransferase, translated as MAKLPKETPVVLIMAGGKGERFWPRSRTNSPKQLQKVYSNKTLLKETIDRALTITSLDRIYIGTNATLKAEILKKDPKFPSGNFIIEPEGKNTAPIIALSALYFQKKYGNPNLIVLSADAFIDPVKEFTKTIEQALFETENGMVLLGVKPNRPEVGYGYISTGKPTDVGYTVKAFFEKPDFKTALKYIKKKNFYWNPGIFLFRTETILSELERHAPHILGPLKNGFPFKNFGDLKSAFQMLPSEAIDTAIMEKSNRIRMVEATFNWDDVGSWMSLERILPGDKEKNHHQGKEVHYHKASGNISSVQKELITFLGVKDLIVVEEPDVLLITSREGVGDIKAMLSNMRKNKVLQKYLD; from the coding sequence ATGGCAAAATTACCAAAAGAAACCCCTGTTGTTTTGATTATGGCAGGAGGGAAAGGGGAGAGGTTTTGGCCTCGTTCCCGCACCAATTCCCCGAAACAGCTCCAGAAAGTTTATTCCAACAAAACTCTTCTCAAAGAGACAATCGACCGAGCCCTAACCATCACATCATTGGATCGTATTTACATTGGGACCAATGCAACTCTGAAGGCAGAAATTCTCAAAAAAGATCCTAAATTCCCATCTGGAAATTTTATCATCGAACCAGAAGGAAAAAACACAGCACCTATCATTGCCCTTTCTGCACTTTACTTCCAAAAAAAATACGGAAATCCCAACCTCATCGTTCTCTCCGCAGATGCATTTATTGATCCTGTCAAAGAGTTCACAAAAACCATAGAACAAGCCTTGTTCGAAACGGAAAATGGAATGGTTTTACTTGGGGTAAAACCAAACCGACCTGAAGTTGGATATGGATACATTAGCACAGGGAAACCAACTGATGTAGGTTACACGGTGAAAGCATTTTTTGAAAAACCTGATTTCAAAACTGCACTCAAATACATCAAAAAAAAGAATTTTTATTGGAATCCAGGGATCTTTCTTTTCCGCACCGAAACCATTCTATCGGAACTGGAACGACATGCGCCACATATCCTTGGTCCATTAAAAAATGGATTTCCGTTTAAGAACTTTGGGGATTTAAAATCTGCATTCCAGATGTTACCTTCCGAAGCCATCGACACTGCGATCATGGAAAAATCCAATCGTATCCGTATGGTAGAAGCTACTTTCAATTGGGATGATGTTGGATCCTGGATGTCCCTCGAACGCATTTTGCCAGGGGACAAAGAGAAAAACCACCACCAAGGAAAAGAAGTACATTACCACAAAGCATCAGGGAATATTTCCTCCGTTCAAAAAGAGCTCATCACATTTCTTGGTGTGAAAGACCTGATCGTTGTGGAAGAACCAGATGTACTCCTCATCACTTCACGTGAAGGTGTGGGTGATATCAAAGCGATGTTATCCAATATGAGGAAAAATAAAGTTTTACAAAAGTACCTCGACTAG
- the hfq gene encoding RNA chaperone Hfq gives MSAKNNIQDQLLNTARKEKIDLTIYLLNGVPLKGKVVSFDNFTIILENENKQNLVYKHAISTIIPAKPIKLHSEETPKEAGGA, from the coding sequence ATGTCGGCAAAAAATAACATCCAAGACCAACTTTTAAACACAGCAAGAAAAGAGAAAATTGATCTCACCATCTACTTGTTAAATGGAGTTCCTTTAAAAGGAAAAGTTGTCAGTTTTGACAATTTCACCATCATTCTTGAAAATGAAAACAAACAGAATTTGGTATACAAACATGCCATTTCGACCATCATTCCTGCAAAACCGATCAAACTTCACAGTGAGGAAACTCCGAAAGAAGCAGGTGGGGCATAA
- a CDS encoding FYDLN acid domain-containing protein produces MVAKKAAKKQAPPKKKAVAKEKPSKDAKSSSPKEDKKKAVVGSKAPATKAKVVPAPKTATAQKDKPAPQAKTPAVKIDPNNPLGKKFNCYSCGTKFYDLNKPEKKCPKCGADQLAKPAIKSRMAAIRSSEYEVEEEEEPVIEDDELLEETEELEEAEEEEVVAEEEE; encoded by the coding sequence ATGGTCGCAAAAAAAGCAGCAAAGAAACAAGCACCGCCCAAAAAGAAAGCGGTTGCCAAAGAAAAACCGAGTAAGGACGCCAAGTCCTCTTCCCCGAAGGAAGATAAAAAAAAGGCCGTAGTCGGGTCCAAAGCCCCTGCTACGAAGGCAAAGGTTGTACCTGCGCCTAAAACAGCCACAGCACAAAAGGACAAACCGGCCCCGCAAGCCAAAACCCCAGCTGTGAAAATTGATCCGAACAACCCGCTCGGAAAGAAGTTTAACTGTTACTCCTGTGGAACGAAGTTTTATGATTTGAACAAACCTGAAAAAAAATGTCCGAAATGCGGAGCTGACCAGTTGGCAAAACCTGCAATCAAATCCCGTATGGCTGCCATTCGCAGTTCGGAATACGAAGTGGAAGAAGAGGAAGAACCAGTCATTGAAGATGATGAACTCTTAGAAGAAACTGAGGAATTGGAAGAGGCCGAAGAAGAGGAGGTCGTTGCCGAGGAAGAGGAGTGA
- a CDS encoding chemotaxis protein CheW, with protein MAKETSQANQFIHEQYIIFNLGDEEYAIPITIVEEIVKITNLIRVPQSKSYFAGIMDIRGKVVRMIDLAKRLNIKNVTESADRAIVINVSGKSIGVIVDKVSHVVHFPANQVDPPPPSVKGISSRYITGVGKKDNRFIILIDIEKILTVEEMTELATV; from the coding sequence ATGGCCAAAGAAACATCCCAAGCAAACCAATTCATCCATGAGCAATACATCATTTTCAATTTGGGAGATGAAGAGTATGCCATCCCCATCACAATTGTTGAAGAAATTGTTAAGATCACAAATTTAATCCGCGTTCCACAATCCAAAAGTTACTTTGCCGGGATCATGGACATCCGAGGCAAAGTGGTAAGGATGATTGACCTTGCCAAACGATTGAACATCAAAAATGTAACAGAGTCTGCAGACCGTGCCATAGTCATCAATGTGTCTGGTAAATCAATCGGTGTGATTGTGGACAAAGTGTCCCATGTGGTACATTTTCCAGCCAACCAAGTGGATCCACCACCACCATCTGTAAAAGGGATTTCTTCTCGTTACATCACAGGTGTTGGAAAAAAAGACAACAGGTTCATCATCCTAATCGATATCGAAAAAATTCTCACTGTAGAAGAGATGACGGAACTAGCTAC
- the miaA gene encoding tRNA (adenosine(37)-N6)-dimethylallyltransferase MiaA, protein MILPILGGPTGSGKTSLTQALDPKRFEIVSFDSRQVYRDLPVGTTAPTPEEFSHIRHWLVGFLNANESINANQFSLLAREAISDIQGRGKIPILIGGTGFYLRAFLLGMFPVPNVPKDTKDYVLHLPLEEARMMLQTKDPRAMESLSMQDGYRIKRALEVVLTGVLWSEVSKQTVGGYLQDHPEVKMIGHWLDWPRDILYKRINARVNQIVSGMLEETKEVISKYGPNCPGLRTLGYNFALAFLNGTIDINTFIEQLAQSHRNYAKRQITWFKKESFLSPISFDAAVQLYTNIEQR, encoded by the coding sequence GTGATCCTTCCCATCCTTGGTGGACCTACCGGTTCCGGAAAAACCTCGCTTACCCAAGCCCTTGACCCAAAACGTTTCGAAATTGTTTCTTTTGACTCTCGCCAAGTCTACCGGGATTTACCGGTAGGCACAACGGCACCCACTCCCGAAGAATTTTCCCATATCCGCCACTGGCTCGTTGGTTTTTTAAATGCAAACGAATCCATCAATGCCAATCAGTTTTCCCTTTTGGCAAGAGAAGCCATTTCCGATATCCAAGGCAGGGGGAAAATTCCCATCCTGATTGGTGGGACAGGATTTTATCTCCGTGCATTTCTCTTAGGCATGTTTCCCGTACCAAATGTACCAAAAGATACCAAGGATTATGTTTTGCACCTTCCATTAGAAGAAGCAAGGATGATGCTCCAAACAAAAGACCCGAGAGCAATGGAAAGTCTTTCTATGCAAGATGGATACCGCATCAAACGTGCTTTGGAAGTTGTTCTCACAGGAGTTTTGTGGTCAGAGGTATCAAAACAAACTGTAGGAGGATATTTACAAGACCATCCAGAAGTGAAAATGATTGGGCACTGGTTGGATTGGCCACGTGACATTCTCTACAAACGCATCAATGCCCGAGTGAATCAGATCGTTAGTGGTATGTTAGAGGAAACGAAAGAAGTTATTTCGAAGTACGGACCAAACTGTCCGGGGTTACGAACCTTGGGTTACAATTTTGCGCTTGCATTCTTAAATGGAACGATAGACATTAATACATTCATTGAACAGTTGGCGCAAAGTCACAGAAATTATGCAAAAAGGCAAATTACTTGGTTCAAAAAAGAATCATTCCTTTCGCCCATTTCTTTTGATGCCGCTGTCCAATTGTATACAAATATAGAACAAAGATAA